A window of the Myxococcus fulvus genome harbors these coding sequences:
- a CDS encoding ArnT family glycosyltransferase, giving the protein MTGRPATREEKRWAWALWALAFVALWWTEGHVGFTRDESVYFAAAEGYAGWFRQLFQSPTRALTDAAIVRAWDYNHEHPVLMKTLFGLSHLLFHDTLGWMRSAAAFRLPAFALAALVPALSFLFGSALYGRAAGLFAALAFMLVPRQYFNAELACFDVPVAALWLLVVYCFWRALEDVRWGVACGVAFGLALTAKHNALFLPFVLTPFALWRAWEASEAEPQARGWLLRFVGLFASVAVLYGLLILSLGGGEGFQRKFFLLSPHTLLFMGLAVGGTWLLKGVEKVNARVTRALVPIAAMAVLGPVIFYLHWPYLWHHPVDRTAWYLAFHAKHNHYAWLYLGTLLREPPFPLAYVLVKTALTVPTSLFAPMVTGFLALAGRVVLGQLERTRAWVRPVTMVEALVGVNAVTSILIISHPQVPHFGGVKHWFPSMVFLGLLAGQAVSRGSTALLERLREKRPSLPALAVLAPVFAVLLAPALVYSARVFPYGTAAYSELAGGLPGAATLGMQRQFWSSHVTGVLPWINEHAKPNARLFLHEVHGGSFRDYQRNGMLRPDLRAVGSPFEADIVAYQYHQEFREYEFQTWQAFNTRTPATGLYLDETPQVIVYVRPEPR; this is encoded by the coding sequence ATGACGGGCAGGCCGGCGACCCGCGAGGAGAAGCGCTGGGCGTGGGCGCTGTGGGCCCTGGCCTTCGTGGCGCTGTGGTGGACCGAAGGGCACGTGGGCTTCACGCGCGACGAGAGCGTCTACTTCGCCGCGGCGGAGGGGTACGCGGGCTGGTTCCGCCAGTTGTTCCAGTCGCCGACGCGGGCGCTGACGGACGCGGCCATCGTCCGCGCGTGGGACTACAACCACGAGCACCCCGTCCTGATGAAGACGCTGTTCGGGCTGAGCCACCTGCTCTTCCACGACACGCTGGGGTGGATGCGCTCGGCCGCCGCGTTCCGGCTGCCGGCGTTCGCGCTGGCGGCGCTGGTGCCCGCGCTGAGCTTCCTGTTCGGCAGCGCGCTGTACGGCCGCGCCGCGGGCCTGTTCGCCGCGCTCGCGTTCATGCTGGTGCCGCGTCAGTACTTCAACGCGGAGCTGGCGTGCTTCGACGTGCCGGTGGCCGCGCTGTGGCTGCTCGTCGTGTACTGCTTCTGGCGCGCGCTGGAGGACGTGCGCTGGGGCGTGGCGTGCGGCGTGGCCTTCGGCCTGGCGCTGACGGCCAAGCACAACGCGCTGTTCCTCCCCTTCGTGCTGACGCCCTTCGCGCTGTGGCGCGCGTGGGAGGCGAGCGAGGCGGAGCCCCAGGCGCGCGGGTGGCTCCTGCGCTTCGTCGGGCTGTTCGCCTCGGTGGCGGTGCTCTACGGGTTGCTCATCCTGTCGCTGGGCGGCGGCGAAGGCTTCCAGCGCAAGTTCTTCCTGCTCAGCCCCCACACGCTCTTGTTCATGGGGCTGGCCGTTGGCGGCACGTGGCTGCTCAAGGGCGTGGAGAAGGTGAACGCGCGGGTGACGCGGGCGCTCGTCCCCATCGCGGCGATGGCGGTGCTCGGCCCCGTCATCTTCTACCTGCACTGGCCCTACCTCTGGCACCACCCGGTGGACCGCACCGCGTGGTACCTGGCCTTCCACGCCAAGCACAACCACTACGCCTGGCTCTACCTGGGCACGCTGCTGCGCGAGCCGCCCTTCCCGCTCGCGTACGTGCTGGTGAAGACGGCGCTCACGGTGCCCACCAGCCTCTTCGCGCCCATGGTGACGGGCTTCCTGGCGCTCGCGGGCCGCGTGGTGCTGGGGCAGTTGGAGCGCACGCGCGCGTGGGTGCGGCCGGTGACGATGGTGGAGGCGCTGGTGGGGGTGAACGCGGTGACGTCCATCCTCATCATCAGCCATCCCCAGGTGCCGCACTTCGGCGGGGTGAAGCACTGGTTCCCGTCCATGGTGTTCCTGGGGCTGCTCGCGGGACAGGCGGTGTCGCGCGGCTCGACGGCGCTCTTGGAGCGGCTGCGGGAGAAGCGGCCCTCGCTGCCCGCCCTCGCCGTGCTCGCGCCCGTGTTCGCGGTGCTGCTGGCGCCCGCGCTGGTGTACTCGGCGCGCGTGTTCCCCTACGGGACGGCGGCGTACTCGGAGCTGGCCGGAGGACTGCCCGGCGCGGCGACGCTGGGGATGCAGCGGCAGTTCTGGTCCAGCCACGTCACCGGCGTGCTGCCGTGGATCAACGAGCATGCGAAGCCGAACGCGCGGCTGTTCCTGCACGAGGTGCACGGCGGCTCGTTCCGCGACTACCAGCGCAACGGGATGCTCCGGCCCGACCTGCGCGCGGTGGGCAGCCCCTTCGAGGCGGACATCGTCGCGTACCAGTACCACCAGGAGTTCCGCGAGTACGAGTTCCAGACGTGGCAGGCGTTCAACACGCGCACGCCGGCGACGGGTCTGTACCTGGACGAGACACCGCAGGTCATCGTCTACGTGCGGCCCGAGCCTCGCTGA
- a CDS encoding serine/threonine-protein kinase, translating to MEHPSEGRDFGKYTLLERIATGGMAEIYRARMTAVAGVTKPVVIKKILPGYADQSAFVSMFVNEARIAAGLSHGNIAQVFDFGEVDGQFFIAMEWVDGHPLSRVLRRAREKGMYTLPQPLALLVTVEVLKGLAYAHTRLDDRGRPLHIIHRDVSPQNVLLSFEGQVKLVDFGIARARMAGGYESDEGDAKGKYAYFAPEQARGRELDARADIFAAGTLLYETLCGRLPFEGSVTDVMRKIAVGDFPRPRELEPDIPPALERILLTALAVEREQRYPTAEAFAEVLTRYLHTATPDVSTSALAHFMGYLFETELVADGRPVLLPREFLGQMARWTRPPSERRTLREPPSAAPLEPPPETPDTPRPPEGRRERTTQPIPAVPGPSSDAPAAEPPPPEPAPTLATPLPPRPRVPNAMALGTPVLAAMGVALVVMMLGRNGTFSVELSSSPPGANIRVDGRPLDTLTPALLTHLPADAEHLLEVHIPGMVPWSQVVRAERGTTLAVHARLRPRMNTPAASATSARAHHAPPVQEMDWAPGGIRLSAVSHAFRVPVTNAARVPLDPARTYLVHTEGRMSLGGPMSVEHAGYFLEGDANLPAHDSFGVLGPDEQLVRHASMLHVFALDSRRDDNRGGLQVRIRELGGASLAPFRLDSRQHAVKLSRADRFVLRALDPGTTYDVVLRYTAEPARTRGLGGGPVGRVLGLVGTGPGPEGSPSGLALLEVGQPTRLRGASWLQLAFPDDNLADNTGTLLLEVIPVVHPAGGQTAPAEHRHGRTAQ from the coding sequence GTGGAGCACCCGTCCGAAGGGCGCGATTTCGGCAAGTACACGTTGCTCGAGCGCATCGCGACGGGCGGCATGGCGGAGATCTACCGCGCCCGGATGACGGCGGTGGCGGGTGTCACCAAGCCGGTGGTCATCAAGAAAATCCTCCCCGGCTACGCGGACCAGAGCGCCTTCGTCTCCATGTTCGTCAACGAGGCGCGCATCGCCGCGGGGCTGAGCCACGGCAACATCGCGCAGGTCTTCGACTTCGGTGAAGTCGACGGCCAGTTCTTCATCGCCATGGAGTGGGTGGACGGGCATCCGCTGTCGCGCGTGCTGCGCCGGGCGCGTGAGAAGGGAATGTACACGCTCCCGCAGCCCCTCGCCCTGCTGGTGACGGTGGAGGTGCTCAAGGGGCTGGCGTACGCGCACACCCGCCTGGATGACCGCGGCCGGCCGCTGCACATCATCCACCGCGACGTCAGCCCGCAGAACGTGCTGCTCAGCTTCGAGGGCCAGGTGAAGCTGGTGGACTTCGGCATCGCCCGCGCGCGGATGGCGGGCGGCTACGAGTCCGACGAGGGCGACGCCAAGGGCAAGTACGCCTACTTCGCGCCGGAGCAGGCCCGGGGCCGGGAGCTGGACGCGCGCGCGGACATCTTCGCCGCGGGCACGCTGCTGTACGAGACGCTGTGCGGGCGACTGCCCTTCGAGGGCTCCGTCACCGACGTGATGCGCAAAATCGCGGTGGGCGACTTCCCCCGGCCGCGCGAGCTGGAGCCGGACATCCCTCCGGCGCTGGAGCGCATCCTCCTCACCGCGCTCGCCGTGGAGCGCGAGCAGCGCTACCCCACCGCCGAGGCCTTCGCCGAGGTCCTCACCCGCTACCTGCACACCGCCACACCCGACGTCTCCACCAGCGCGCTGGCCCACTTCATGGGCTACCTGTTCGAGACCGAGCTCGTCGCGGACGGGCGCCCGGTACTGCTGCCGCGCGAGTTCCTGGGACAGATGGCCCGCTGGACGCGCCCGCCCTCCGAGCGCCGCACCCTCCGGGAGCCGCCGTCCGCCGCCCCCCTCGAGCCGCCGCCGGAGACACCCGACACGCCACGCCCACCCGAGGGCCGCCGCGAGCGCACCACCCAGCCCATCCCTGCCGTCCCCGGCCCGTCCTCCGACGCCCCCGCCGCGGAGCCACCTCCCCCCGAGCCCGCGCCGACCCTCGCCACGCCACTCCCGCCCCGCCCTCGCGTGCCGAACGCCATGGCACTGGGGACGCCGGTGCTCGCGGCCATGGGCGTGGCGCTGGTGGTGATGATGCTGGGGCGCAACGGCACCTTCTCCGTGGAGCTCAGCTCGTCGCCGCCGGGCGCCAACATCCGCGTGGATGGCCGCCCCCTGGACACGCTCACGCCCGCGCTCCTCACCCACCTGCCCGCGGACGCCGAGCACCTCCTGGAGGTCCACATCCCCGGCATGGTGCCGTGGAGCCAGGTGGTCCGCGCCGAGCGGGGCACCACCCTGGCCGTGCACGCGCGGCTCCGTCCTCGGATGAACACTCCGGCCGCGAGCGCCACCTCGGCCCGCGCGCACCACGCGCCCCCGGTGCAGGAGATGGACTGGGCCCCGGGCGGCATCCGCCTGTCCGCGGTGAGCCACGCCTTCCGCGTCCCCGTCACCAACGCCGCGCGCGTGCCCTTGGACCCGGCCCGCACCTACCTGGTGCACACCGAGGGGCGCATGTCGCTGGGCGGCCCCATGTCCGTGGAGCACGCCGGCTACTTCCTGGAGGGTGACGCGAACCTGCCCGCGCACGACTCCTTCGGCGTGCTCGGCCCCGACGAGCAGCTGGTGCGCCACGCGTCCATGCTCCACGTCTTCGCGCTCGACTCCCGCCGGGACGACAACCGGGGCGGGCTCCAGGTGCGCATCCGGGAGCTGGGGGGAGCAAGCCTTGCGCCCTTCCGCCTGGACTCGCGCCAGCACGCGGTGAAGCTGTCGCGCGCGGACCGCTTCGTGCTCCGCGCGCTGGACCCGGGCACCACGTACGACGTGGTGCTGCGCTACACCGCCGAGCCCGCCCGGACGCGTGGCCTGGGCGGAGGCCCGGTGGGCCGGGTGCTCGGACTGGTGGGCACCGGCCCCGGTCCCGAGGGCTCGCCCAGCGGCCTGGCGCTCCTGGAGGTGGGGCAGCCCACCCGGCTCAGGGGGGCGTCGTGGCTCCAGCTCGCCTTCCCGGACGACAACCTGGCCGACAACACCGGCACCCTCCTCTTGGAGGTCATCCCCGTGGTCCACCCCGCGGGCGGCCAGACGGCCCCCGCCGAGCACCGCCATGGCCGTACGGCGCAGTGA
- a CDS encoding HAD family hydrolase, translating into MRRLAVLDLDGTLTPDTLGGLLVRELMARGVCDAAAGREFLATVDGHDPRRQGFHSRIEEVYRSLGRVAAGVSVSSVERTAEEVWAHARGRLFGFVRPLVRMLEAEGFLVALVSGGPLMMVHLVAEDLGIDVYRGAQLAIQRNRYTGEVLQWPSRMGGKPAILRELAELHQACLGQSLAMGNSSSDAELFALVGLPLVFEPSQSLAELAASRGWSRVDRHDVLRVLPALLAGEQGGEGVPSA; encoded by the coding sequence ATGAGAAGACTCGCCGTGCTCGACCTGGATGGGACCCTCACCCCAGACACCCTGGGGGGCTTGCTGGTGCGCGAGCTGATGGCCCGAGGTGTCTGTGATGCGGCGGCGGGGCGCGAGTTCCTGGCGACGGTGGATGGCCATGACCCGCGCCGTCAGGGATTCCACAGCCGCATCGAGGAGGTCTATCGGAGCCTGGGGCGGGTCGCCGCGGGCGTGTCGGTCTCCAGCGTCGAGCGCACGGCGGAGGAGGTCTGGGCCCACGCGCGAGGGCGCCTGTTCGGATTCGTCCGGCCGCTCGTGCGGATGCTCGAGGCGGAGGGCTTCCTGGTGGCCCTCGTCTCCGGCGGTCCCCTCATGATGGTCCACCTGGTGGCGGAGGACCTGGGCATCGACGTGTACCGGGGCGCGCAGCTGGCCATCCAGCGCAATCGCTACACGGGGGAGGTCCTCCAGTGGCCCAGCCGCATGGGCGGCAAGCCCGCCATCCTCCGCGAGCTGGCGGAGCTCCATCAGGCCTGTCTGGGCCAGTCCCTCGCGATGGGCAACTCCTCCTCCGACGCGGAGCTCTTCGCGCTGGTGGGGTTGCCCCTGGTGTTCGAGCCCTCCCAATCGCTGGCGGAGCTGGCGGCGAGCCGTGGGTGGAGCCGCGTCGACCGGCACGATGTGCTGCGGGTGCTCCCAGCGCTTCTCGCGGGTGAACAGGGTGGGGAAGGTGTTCCCAGCGCGTGA
- a CDS encoding CarD family transcriptional regulator yields the protein MPEGSASLNQLAVGDRVVYPNQGVCRVTAIDTKEVAGQKLIFVTMRREEDNALLMVPQAKVVAIGVRRVASPDDVKSLFAFLRSDGDKADLDWKQRARTNQERMTQGGILGLAEVVKDLQVLSELRPLPTKERELYDNARHLLVSEVATALGTAEVNAEDAIDLVLFPPGRERPKRTAAEFAKGDEDDLGLDGDLLGLDGDLDLPSDEEPQAESESDEESSSEEEGEESSEEKGDEESAPKKRGRPPKAKPAEAEGAEPAAPKKRGRPPKPKPDAPPEGAEPAAPKKRGRPPKPKPPEVEGAAPAAPKKRGRPPKAKPADSED from the coding sequence ATGCCTGAAGGGTCCGCGTCACTCAACCAGCTCGCGGTCGGCGACCGGGTCGTCTACCCGAATCAGGGTGTCTGCCGCGTCACCGCCATCGACACCAAGGAAGTGGCGGGACAGAAGCTCATCTTCGTCACCATGCGCCGGGAGGAGGACAACGCCCTGCTGATGGTGCCCCAGGCCAAGGTCGTGGCCATCGGTGTGCGCCGGGTCGCGAGCCCCGACGACGTGAAGAGCCTCTTCGCGTTCCTGCGCTCCGACGGCGACAAGGCCGACCTGGACTGGAAGCAGCGCGCGCGCACCAACCAGGAGCGCATGACCCAGGGCGGAATCCTGGGGCTCGCCGAGGTGGTCAAGGACCTCCAGGTCCTGAGCGAGCTGCGCCCCCTGCCGACCAAGGAGCGTGAGCTGTACGACAACGCCCGGCACCTGTTGGTGTCGGAGGTCGCCACCGCGCTCGGCACCGCCGAGGTCAACGCGGAGGACGCCATCGACCTGGTCCTCTTCCCGCCCGGCCGCGAGCGCCCCAAGCGCACCGCCGCCGAGTTCGCGAAGGGCGACGAGGACGACCTCGGGCTGGACGGCGACCTGCTGGGGCTCGACGGCGACCTGGACCTGCCCTCCGACGAGGAGCCGCAGGCCGAGTCCGAGTCCGACGAGGAGAGCTCCTCCGAGGAGGAGGGCGAGGAGTCGTCCGAGGAGAAGGGCGACGAGGAGTCCGCGCCCAAGAAGCGTGGCCGCCCGCCCAAGGCCAAGCCCGCGGAGGCCGAGGGCGCCGAGCCCGCCGCGCCCAAGAAGCGCGGCCGTCCGCCCAAGCCGAAGCCGGACGCCCCGCCTGAAGGCGCCGAGCCCGCCGCGCCCAAGAAGCGTGGCCGTCCGCCCAAGCCGAAGCCGCCCGAAGTGGAGGGAGCGGCGCCCGCCGCGCCCAAGAAGCGCGGCCGTCCGCCCAAGGCCAAGCCCGCCGACAGCGAGGACTGA
- a CDS encoding TetR/AcrR family transcriptional regulator, translated as MSEAKTPDTGRRSERSHQAILKAVVELVGEQGYTRLTIEAIAARAGVGKQTIYRWWPTKGALVLDAFAALMGDVAPLPDTGDVAADLRGVIRATVAELGAPRFEVPSRALTAESQMDPALAKQFVDTLLRPNLEVTKERLRAAQKVGQVARDVDLDVAVELFFGPLFHRWLLRTAPLSESYADTVVDYALAALRPRKSPGGRG; from the coding sequence ATGAGTGAGGCGAAGACGCCGGACACGGGGCGGCGCAGCGAGCGTTCGCACCAGGCCATCCTGAAGGCGGTGGTGGAGCTGGTGGGGGAGCAGGGCTACACGCGGCTGACCATCGAGGCCATCGCCGCGCGGGCCGGGGTGGGCAAGCAGACCATCTACCGCTGGTGGCCGACCAAGGGCGCGCTGGTGCTGGATGCCTTCGCGGCGCTGATGGGGGACGTGGCGCCGCTGCCGGACACGGGTGACGTGGCGGCGGACCTGAGGGGCGTGATTCGGGCCACCGTCGCGGAGCTGGGCGCGCCGCGCTTCGAGGTGCCCTCGCGCGCGCTCACCGCGGAGTCGCAGATGGACCCGGCGCTGGCGAAGCAGTTCGTGGACACGCTGCTGCGGCCGAACCTGGAGGTCACCAAGGAGCGGCTGCGCGCGGCGCAGAAGGTGGGGCAGGTGGCTCGGGACGTGGACCTGGACGTCGCCGTGGAGCTGTTCTTCGGGCCGCTGTTCCACCGCTGGCTCCTGCGCACCGCGCCGCTCTCCGAGTCCTACGCGGACACGGTGGTGGACTACGCCCTGGCCGCGCTGCGCCCCCGGAAGTCGCCGGGGGGCAGGGGCTGA
- a CDS encoding macrolide family glycosyltransferase, with the protein MKRRAHIAMVSIPAHGHVNPSLEVLRELVARGHRVTYANDASFAEPIQQTGAELVPYPSTLPREGVADRQWPEDTIGQLEVFLKDAQEQLPRLRAAWEQDRPDLFLYDIAGYTARILAENWGKPAIQLSPTFVAWEGYTEEMAPMMESLRAAPGGADYYRRFSEWLRDSGVAETDSTLFVGLPPRSLVLIPRAMQPNADRVDTRRFTFVGPCLDEQRVHQGTWSRPSHAKKVLLISLGSTFTNQPAFYRQCMAAFGDLPDWHVVLNIGRHVQRSELGELPTNFEVHAWLPQLSVLKQSDVFFTHAGMGSTQEGLWCGKPMLAVPQATDQFANADRIVELGVGLRLDTEKATAAALREAFQRLTTEPRFVERAAAIQRELRDEGGAKRAADLIEQALGG; encoded by the coding sequence ATGAAGCGACGCGCCCATATCGCGATGGTCAGCATCCCCGCGCACGGCCATGTGAACCCGAGCCTGGAGGTCCTCCGAGAGCTGGTGGCCCGGGGCCATCGGGTGACGTACGCCAACGATGCCTCCTTCGCGGAGCCCATCCAGCAGACGGGCGCGGAGCTGGTGCCCTACCCGTCGACGCTGCCGCGCGAAGGCGTCGCGGACCGGCAGTGGCCGGAGGACACGATTGGTCAGCTGGAGGTGTTCCTGAAGGACGCACAGGAGCAGCTCCCCCGGCTGCGCGCGGCCTGGGAGCAGGACCGACCGGACCTGTTCCTCTACGACATCGCGGGCTACACGGCGCGCATCCTCGCGGAGAACTGGGGGAAGCCCGCCATCCAGCTCTCTCCCACGTTCGTCGCGTGGGAGGGCTACACCGAGGAGATGGCGCCGATGATGGAGTCGCTGCGCGCGGCCCCGGGCGGCGCGGACTACTACCGTCGCTTCTCCGAGTGGCTGCGGGACAGCGGCGTGGCGGAGACGGACTCCACGTTGTTCGTCGGTCTGCCGCCGCGCTCGCTCGTGCTCATTCCGCGCGCGATGCAGCCGAACGCGGACCGCGTGGACACGCGGCGGTTCACCTTCGTGGGGCCCTGTCTCGACGAGCAGCGCGTCCATCAGGGGACGTGGAGCCGACCCTCGCACGCGAAGAAGGTGCTGCTCATCTCGTTGGGGTCCACGTTCACGAACCAGCCGGCGTTCTATCGCCAGTGCATGGCGGCGTTCGGGGACCTGCCCGACTGGCACGTGGTGCTGAACATCGGTCGACATGTCCAGCGCTCGGAGCTGGGGGAGCTCCCCACCAACTTCGAGGTGCACGCGTGGCTGCCGCAGCTCTCGGTGTTGAAACAATCGGATGTCTTCTTCACCCACGCGGGCATGGGCAGCACGCAGGAGGGGCTGTGGTGCGGCAAGCCGATGCTGGCCGTGCCCCAGGCCACCGACCAGTTCGCCAACGCGGACCGCATCGTCGAGCTGGGCGTCGGCTTGCGGCTGGACACGGAGAAGGCCACCGCGGCGGCGCTGCGCGAGGCGTTCCAGCGACTCACGACGGAGCCACGCTTCGTCGAGCGGGCCGCCGCGATTCAGCGCGAGCTTCGCGACGAGGGAGGGGCGAAGCGCGCCGCGGACCTCATCGAGCAGGCGCTCGGTGGATGA
- a CDS encoding Nramp family divalent metal transporter: MESNAPSSAQSLASDKPGLFARFGPGILVAATGVGAGDLLTASLGGSAVGVSILWAAVVGSVLKGFLNEGVARWQLATGTTVLEGWARMGAGLRYVFFVYLLGWSFFTGGALISACGAAGDALWPLASDSETSRRLWGVIHSLVGLVLVGLGGFRLFEKLMAACIALMFGAVLFTALASEPDWAAAARGLVVPSLPDKGAPWVLGLLGGVGGTVTMLSYGYWIREKGREGPRGLRICQTDLAVGYALTGMFGAAMVIIGSTLQLEGTGLRVATVLATRLEAIIGPVGYWVFLAGFWGAVFSSLLGVWEGVPYLFADFLRIQRKEARGLVDLRTTRAWKLYLVALSLVPLPMLWAPLQRAQLAYAVVGALFMPLLAATLLWMNNRRDWVGSLRNGWLVNAALVATLVLFVVVGFDEAVDALRKLRIR; this comes from the coding sequence ATGGAAAGCAACGCACCGTCCTCCGCGCAGTCCCTCGCCAGTGACAAGCCCGGACTGTTCGCGCGCTTCGGTCCTGGCATCCTGGTCGCCGCCACGGGTGTCGGCGCGGGTGACCTGCTCACCGCCAGCCTCGGAGGCTCCGCGGTGGGTGTGTCCATCTTGTGGGCCGCCGTCGTGGGCTCGGTGCTCAAGGGCTTCCTCAACGAGGGCGTGGCCCGCTGGCAGCTCGCCACCGGCACCACCGTGCTGGAGGGCTGGGCCCGCATGGGCGCGGGCCTGCGCTACGTCTTCTTCGTCTACCTGCTCGGCTGGAGCTTCTTCACCGGCGGCGCCCTCATCTCCGCGTGCGGCGCCGCGGGAGATGCGCTGTGGCCCCTCGCCAGTGACTCGGAGACGTCGCGCCGGTTGTGGGGCGTGATTCATTCGTTGGTGGGCCTGGTGCTCGTGGGCCTGGGCGGCTTCCGGCTCTTCGAGAAGCTGATGGCCGCCTGCATCGCGCTGATGTTCGGCGCGGTGCTCTTCACCGCGCTCGCCTCGGAGCCGGACTGGGCCGCCGCCGCGCGCGGGCTCGTCGTCCCCTCGCTCCCGGACAAAGGCGCGCCCTGGGTGCTGGGCCTGCTCGGCGGCGTGGGCGGCACGGTGACGATGCTCTCGTACGGCTACTGGATTCGGGAGAAGGGCCGCGAGGGCCCGCGAGGGCTGCGCATCTGTCAGACGGACCTGGCCGTGGGCTACGCGCTCACGGGGATGTTCGGCGCCGCCATGGTCATCATCGGCTCGACGCTCCAACTGGAGGGCACGGGCCTGCGGGTCGCCACCGTGCTCGCGACACGGCTGGAGGCCATCATCGGGCCGGTGGGCTATTGGGTGTTCCTGGCCGGCTTCTGGGGCGCGGTGTTCTCCAGCCTGCTGGGCGTCTGGGAGGGCGTCCCCTACCTCTTCGCGGACTTCCTGCGCATCCAGCGCAAGGAGGCCCGAGGCCTCGTGGACCTGCGGACGACGCGCGCGTGGAAGCTGTACCTGGTGGCGCTCTCGCTCGTGCCGCTGCCCATGCTCTGGGCGCCGCTGCAGCGCGCGCAGCTCGCCTATGCCGTGGTGGGAGCGCTGTTCATGCCGCTGCTCGCCGCCACCCTTTTGTGGATGAACAACCGGCGGGACTGGGTGGGCTCGCTGCGCAACGGCTGGCTCGTCAACGCGGCGCTCGTCGCCACGCTGGTGCTGTTCGTCGTCGTCGGGTTCGACGAAGCGGTCGACGCGCTGCGCAAGCTGAGGATCCGCTGA
- a CDS encoding phosphatase domain-containing protein: MAAPAVLLTPVLGQPERVMLQGRVLKEAPGDGSSALTRNVRRLAARNWEGAKVSVRFQGVTATLTSGHDGGFEVNLLPPEGKAFEPGAFEAEAWVEGATTSARVEVVPASTPLLVVSDFDDTVVVTQVTKPTKLVQTALLKDADELEVVPGMSALYGCLRSGVPSAFALVSGSPVQYLPRVKSFLTRHGFPAGFGVYLRDLGPGSLSDYKQPIIRRLLTQFPQPVVLVGDSGEKDPEVYAQIREEFPGRVKAIYIRDAGRTKDATRFTDMVLFQDARQAAEHAVGLGLADAACVESTLPKAAQTPPATANQTPP; the protein is encoded by the coding sequence ATGGCGGCGCCCGCGGTGTTGCTGACGCCGGTGTTGGGGCAGCCGGAGCGGGTGATGTTGCAGGGGCGGGTGTTGAAGGAAGCACCCGGCGATGGGAGCTCGGCGTTGACGCGCAACGTGCGTCGCCTGGCCGCTCGCAACTGGGAGGGCGCGAAGGTGTCGGTGCGCTTCCAGGGGGTGACGGCGACCCTCACCAGCGGGCATGACGGTGGGTTCGAGGTGAACCTCCTGCCGCCCGAGGGCAAGGCCTTCGAGCCAGGCGCGTTCGAGGCGGAGGCGTGGGTGGAGGGCGCCACCACGTCGGCGCGGGTGGAGGTGGTGCCGGCGTCGACGCCGCTGCTCGTCGTCTCAGACTTCGACGACACGGTGGTGGTCACGCAGGTGACGAAGCCGACGAAGCTGGTTCAGACGGCGCTGCTCAAGGACGCGGACGAGCTGGAGGTGGTGCCCGGCATGTCAGCGCTCTACGGGTGCCTGCGCAGCGGCGTGCCCTCGGCGTTCGCGCTGGTGAGTGGCTCGCCCGTGCAGTACCTGCCGCGGGTGAAGTCGTTCCTGACGCGGCATGGCTTCCCCGCGGGCTTCGGCGTGTACCTGAGGGACCTGGGGCCCGGCTCGCTGTCCGACTACAAGCAGCCCATCATCCGCCGGCTGCTCACGCAGTTCCCGCAGCCGGTGGTGCTGGTGGGGGACTCGGGTGAGAAGGACCCGGAGGTCTACGCGCAGATTCGCGAGGAGTTCCCCGGGCGCGTGAAGGCCATCTACATCCGCGACGCGGGGCGCACGAAGGACGCGACGCGCTTCACGGACATGGTGCTCTTCCAGGACGCGCGTCAGGCGGCGGAGCACGCGGTGGGGCTGGGGCTCGCGGACGCGGCCTGTGTCGAGAGCACGCTGCCGAAGGCCGCGCAGACGCCGCCCGCGACGGCCAACCAGACACCTCCGTGA